One Candidatus Binatia bacterium genomic window, TTTCCGGGTGCGGTGGCGGTTCCGGAAGATTGCGTTCCTCTGGCGCTCCATGCAGCTCCCGAGCGATCCAGAGGCAGAGAAAAAGAAGCAGCGCTGCCGAGATCACAAACACCAGTCGCCAACCGGCGCCGAACGCCAGCAAATATCCGAGGCCAACGCGAATCAGGGCATCACCAAAGAGAAAACTCTGGCTGACGATCGCCATCGCGCTCGCATAGCTTGCCGCGGGCAACCAACGTGAGCAAATCTGGACCATGCCGACCCATCCCCCCGACTGCACGAGTCGATTGCCGATCCACGCAATCGAAAAAAGGGGCAACCCGCCGGCCAGAGCGAAAAGCACGGTGAAAAGAACCGATCCCGCCATCCCGCCCAAAAACCCGACTCGCCCTCCGAAACGATCGTTGAAGGGTCCGCTCAAAAATTTACCGCCGGCGTACGCAAGGACGCCGGCCGAGGCGACTCCACCGAGAGCAATGCTCGCTTCGTCCGCCGACAGTCCGGTCCCCTCCAGGTAGTCGATCAGGAGCGGCAATGTGACGGAAAAGTTCGACCGGCAGAGGTAGTAACCGGCATACCCCAGAGTCAAAAGAGCGATGAGGCGTCGGCGCGCCTTTTTTTCCGGAATTTCCATGAAAAGTCCTGCCACCTTCGATTCCCGACTTTCCGATCAGATTCAAACCCCTCGGAGGTCGTCCCTGCGGGCACCCGCGAGGCCACGACCAAAAAGCCGAGCACACAGATAGCGTTCCGACGTCCAATCCCCTAAACCTTCCCCGGAAAGCATTCCGTGACGGCCCGGGCGGGGCCACTGCCAAAAGCGAAGAAAGGTCAGACCATGGGAAAACTCGACGGAAAGATAGCCATCATCACCGGTGGCGGTACTGGAATCGGCAAGGCGATCGCGAAAGAGTTTGCCGATGCGGGAGCCCGCGTTGTTCTGGCGGCACGCGACCTCGACCGTCTCGAAGCTGCCGCGCACGAGATCGGCAGTGCGGCTTCAGCCGTTCGCTGTGATGTCTCCGATGAGACACAAGTCGAGGCCCTATTCGCTCGGGTCGATGAAGAGCAAGGCCCTGTCGATATCATGGTCAACAACGCAGGACTTGCCTCGCCGGCACTGACCCACGAACTGGAACTCGAGCGCTGGCAGCAAGTGATTTCGGTCAATCTCACGGGAGCTTTTTTAGGGTCCAAACACGCGCTGAAGCGGATGATACCTCGCAAAAGCGGCCGAATCCTGAACATTGGCAGCATCAGCGGACAGATGTCCCGGCCCCACTCCGCCGCCTACACCTCGAGTAAATTCGGGCTGGACGGACTGACGCGTTCGATGGCCCTCGATGGCCGCGAGCACGGCATCGCCGTCAGCGTCCTCCATCCGGGAAATGTCGACACGGACATCTGGAAAGGCATGCGGGAGATGGCCGAGCTGGAAGGCATGGTTCCCCTCGCCGATGTGGCCCATGCCGCCCTGGCAATCGTCAGCATGGAAGACGGCGTCAATATGCTCAGCTCGGTCATTTTACCGGTGACCCAGCCCTATATCGGGCGCGGCTGACACACTCGGTTTCGGTTGGCAGCTTGCCCTTCCGGTGCCGCTGATGCCTACTGCGGGCATGGGTGCGAGAGCGTCAATCAAAGGGCCTTATCAGGGTAAATTTACTCCGAGCCTGCCACTCAATCTGGGCAGCGACTCGTTCATCAACAACAAATACGAACATTACGCCTGGATGCGGGAAGAGGCGCCGGTCTGCCCGGGAAAAATCAGCCTCTTTCGACTCAAACTCCTCAGCCGTTACGAGGATTGTGCCCAACTGGCCAAGGACGAACGCTTTCGAAGGAATCGAACTCGGGCCGTGGGCGGATCGCGCTTTCCCATTCCCTTGCCCAAATCCGTTCAAGCGGTCGCCGACAGCATGATCGTCGAGGACGACCCCGAACATCGACGACTGCGCGGCCTGGTCAATCAGGCCTTCAAGCCCGCGGCGGTCAAGCGACTGGGCGATCAAATCGAAGAACTGGCCGACCAGCTTCTCGACCGACTCCATGGGCAGCAGACGATCGAACTGCTTCGCGACTACGCTCTTCCGATCCCCGTCACCATGATTCAGCGATTGATGGGCGTGCCCGAGCAGGAGATGCCCCAGTTCCGAAAGGTTCTGGGCCACCTCTCGGACGGACTCACCGGATTTCAGGTCATTCGCACCTTCTTGTGGGACTTGCCGCGCAGCTTGAAATTCATGCGCGCGATGGTCGACAGGAAGCGCCATCATCCTGAGGACGATATCCTCACAGCACTCATCCATGCTGAAGAAGAAGGCGATACTCTTTCCGAAGATGAGCTTTTGAGTATGTGCTTCCTTCTCATTATCGCCGGCTACGAAACAACCTCCCACCTGATCACCAACGCCGTCCTGACCATGCTGCAACACCCCGACCAACTCGAACGTCTCCGCGAGGAACCAGGCCTGATCGGATCAGCCGTCGAGGAGGTGCAGCGATTCAATGGACCTCTCCATGGGGCCAAACTTTCCTACGCCATCGAGGATATTGACTGGAACGGGGAGCTGATTCGTCGGGGAGAGCCCGTCATGCCGCTCTATGGTGCCGCAAACCATGACCCGACAGCTTTCGACAATCCCGAAACCTTCGATATCGCACGCGAGCCCAACCACCATTTCGGATTCGGCCATGGCGTGCACTTTTGCCTCGGTGCGCAACTCGCACGAATGGAAACAAAAGTGGCCCTGACGCGCCTCTTTGAGCGTTTTCCCGATCTACGGCTGGCGGTATCTCCGGAATCGCTGCAATTCGACAAACTGCCCGGCTGGCATCGTTATAAAGCGCTGCCGATTCGGCTGTTCTGAGGGAGCTTGCCGCGTCAAGTTGCCGCACACTTACAAAGTTGACTCCCTCCCGGCACCGAGGCATCGTCTCTGAATGAGGTTTCAGGACACTCCCACCGCAAGCCTGATCGCAGAAACATGGATCCGTGCTGCACGACTCGTTTTCCTGCTACTCGTTGTCGCACTGCTCCTTCCAGTGGCGCGGGGCTTGGCGGATGCGGGAAACGAGTGTACCGGCGGGCGCTACATGGTTGGAGAAGCTTCCGGCGCAGCTTCACCGCTCGCCGACACGGTGATTGTGGTCGCAGGCGGGACCGTCTCGATGGAACCCTGCGGAGAACCGGATCGGACCCGCATCAAGCGCACTCGGCGCGGCATGGTGCTCAAAGCATCCTGGCGACAATGCAATCAGGACATCGGAAAGACCAAGTTACGCATGCGCACGGACGCCGACTGCCAAAAGGCTCGCGGCACGCTGGTCACACAAACCCCGAGGAGCCGTGTTCGCTTCGAGACCTCTCACCGGTGCGAGGTCGCAATTCTCTGCACCCCGCAAACAATCCCCGTCGATACCAATGGGGATGGTTGCGAAAATTCTTGCCTTCCCTGCCCGGCGCTCCAATGCCAACCCGGGTATGGTCCTGTCGATACCGACGGGGATGGCTGCCATGACGAGTGCGAAGTCACCGTGGATGTGGCTTGCGATGCCGATCGGGACTGCTCATCGGACAACCGCATGTACTGCGCGAAGCCGTCGGCCAGTTGCGGTTCCGCAGCGGAAGATGCGCCAGGTGTGTGCCGGATACCGCCGCAAAATTGCACTCTGGAATACGAACCCGTCTGCGGTTGCGATGGCACCACATACAGCAATGCCTGCGTTGCCGCCGCAGCTGGCGTCAACGTCGCTTCGGAAGGAGCTTGCGAGAGGACTTGCGGAAGCCTTCCGCTCCCCGGTGTCCCGTCGGGTTGCGAAAACAACCAGATCTGCGATCTGCCGCCGAACACTTGCGACATCGCCGACCTCCCGGGGGTCTGCGTACAACAGCCCGACGCATGCGCCGAAATCTACCAACCGGTCTGTGGTTGCGATAACCAGACCTACGCCAATGACTGTGTTCGCCTGCAAGCAGGGGTCCCTCTGCAATTTGCCCGCGCCTGCGACGAGCCATGCGCCACGGTGGATTGTCCGCCGGATAGTCGACCCCTCGACACCAACGGTGACGGGTGCGAGGACGCCTGCGAGGTGGCCTACGATATCCCGTGCACAACGAACTCGGATTGCTGGTGGCGAAGCACCTTATATTGCGCCACCGCCCCTGGCACCTGCGGCGAATCAGGTCCGGGGGTCTGCACCGCGGCCGCCGGGGCCTGCACCATGGAATACGATCCCGTCTGTGGTTGCGATGGCATGACTTACGGCAATGGCTGCAGCGCGGCCGCGGCCGGGATCAACATCGATACGATCGGCGCTTGTGATAGCACCCGTTAGGTCCGAGCGTTCAATTCGAGCACGACAACATCGGCAATGAGACAGGGAGAGTTGAA contains:
- a CDS encoding SDR family NAD(P)-dependent oxidoreductase, whose protein sequence is MGKLDGKIAIITGGGTGIGKAIAKEFADAGARVVLAARDLDRLEAAAHEIGSAASAVRCDVSDETQVEALFARVDEEQGPVDIMVNNAGLASPALTHELELERWQQVISVNLTGAFLGSKHALKRMIPRKSGRILNIGSISGQMSRPHSAAYTSSKFGLDGLTRSMALDGREHGIAVSVLHPGNVDTDIWKGMREMAELEGMVPLADVAHAALAIVSMEDGVNMLSSVILPVTQPYIGRG
- a CDS encoding cytochrome P450; the encoded protein is MPTAGMGARASIKGPYQGKFTPSLPLNLGSDSFINNKYEHYAWMREEAPVCPGKISLFRLKLLSRYEDCAQLAKDERFRRNRTRAVGGSRFPIPLPKSVQAVADSMIVEDDPEHRRLRGLVNQAFKPAAVKRLGDQIEELADQLLDRLHGQQTIELLRDYALPIPVTMIQRLMGVPEQEMPQFRKVLGHLSDGLTGFQVIRTFLWDLPRSLKFMRAMVDRKRHHPEDDILTALIHAEEEGDTLSEDELLSMCFLLIIAGYETTSHLITNAVLTMLQHPDQLERLREEPGLIGSAVEEVQRFNGPLHGAKLSYAIEDIDWNGELIRRGEPVMPLYGAANHDPTAFDNPETFDIAREPNHHFGFGHGVHFCLGAQLARMETKVALTRLFERFPDLRLAVSPESLQFDKLPGWHRYKALPIRLF
- a CDS encoding Kazal-type serine protease inhibitor domain-containing protein, with the protein product MRFQDTPTASLIAETWIRAARLVFLLLVVALLLPVARGLADAGNECTGGRYMVGEASGAASPLADTVIVVAGGTVSMEPCGEPDRTRIKRTRRGMVLKASWRQCNQDIGKTKLRMRTDADCQKARGTLVTQTPRSRVRFETSHRCEVAILCTPQTIPVDTNGDGCENSCLPCPALQCQPGYGPVDTDGDGCHDECEVTVDVACDADRDCSSDNRMYCAKPSASCGSAAEDAPGVCRIPPQNCTLEYEPVCGCDGTTYSNACVAAAAGVNVASEGACERTCGSLPLPGVPSGCENNQICDLPPNTCDIADLPGVCVQQPDACAEIYQPVCGCDNQTYANDCVRLQAGVPLQFARACDEPCATVDCPPDSRPLDTNGDGCEDACEVAYDIPCTTNSDCWWRSTLYCATAPGTCGESGPGVCTAAAGACTMEYDPVCGCDGMTYGNGCSAAAAGINIDTIGACDSTR